In the genome of Lichenicola cladoniae, the window TGAGAGCGATACGACAGGTGCGACCCACCACGCCCCTTCACGGGATACCCCGCTGTTCACGGCGATGAAGGCCCAGGGCGAACCGGCAGGGATCATGACCAACGGAAAGCTCGAGGGCCCGACCTCATCATGATCGTGATCGATCGAAAACACGGGCTGGTCCACAGCAGGGTCTGTTCAAATGACATGGCGATAGATCGTCTGGTGCTCGAAGCGCTCCGCCGCTGTCATCCCGGCAAAGGGTCGTTGCAGCCGGTCATAATAGAACGAGGTTCCGTCCGGGTCCCATTCCGGAACGGCAAATCGGGCGCGGTCGATGACGTCCGGCAGTAGGCTCTGCGAGGATACCTTCAGGACCCGCAGAACGGCTTCCTCCGAGCCATGATTGGTCAGGGCAACAGCAACGAAACGTCCGTCCGGTGACGGCGTATAGGTCTGGATCGAGGCGCCCGCCTGGCCAGATGTCCTGACGGGATTGAGCAGCAGGGTCTCCGGGCCATTCGGCAACGGCCTGGAAAACAGCACGAACGGGCCGTCATCCGTCAAACGCCGTTCGTAGAACAGGGTGTCGCCGACCCTGGTTGAAAAGATCCCGCCAAGGCCATGACCATGGCCGCTCAGTCTGGCAACCTCGGCCGCAAGCGTCGCGTAGCCGGGCTGC includes:
- a CDS encoding prolyl oligopeptidase family protein — encoded protein: MRLAAYALINACWLLAASAAPVEANPRASSVETEDRFGWMDAGGRRLADWIQEQNRITRNAMAAQPGYATLAAEVARLSGHGHGLGGIFSTRVGDTLFYERRLTDDGPFVLFSRPLPNGPETLLLNPVRTSGQAGASIQTYTPSPDGRFVAVALTNHGSEEAVLRVLKVSSQSLLPDVIDRARFAVPEWDPDGTSFYYDRLQRPFAGMTAAERFEHQTIYRHVI